A window from Setaria italica strain Yugu1 chromosome VIII, Setaria_italica_v2.0, whole genome shotgun sequence encodes these proteins:
- the LOC101757258 gene encoding signal peptide peptidase-like 2 has translation MAAARRASRLPFAAALLVLLLAGGAAADDASSDDDAGAPRTPGCSNKFQLVKVKNWVNGTEGATVVGLSARFGASLPRDMHEAQKSFAVLANPFDCCSNLTSKLTNSVALATRGECAFTAKAKTAQAGGAVGLLVINDNEELYKMVCSENDTSINVTMPVVMIPQSAGKKLKDFLDHGASVEVQLYSPSRPVVELSACFLLIMAVGTIVCASLWSEFVACEQVDERYNQLTRKDGPNTGTNSGEDKEIFEISAKGAIVFIIIASVFLLLLFYFMSSWFVWVLIVLFCIGGIEGMHVCLVTLLARIFKDCGQKTVQLPFLGEVLTLSVGIVPFCVVFAILWAVYRHASFAWIGQDILGICLMITVLQMARLPNIRVASALLSAAFVYDIFWVFISPLIFHESVMIAVARGDNTGESIPMLLRIPRFFDPWGGYDMIGFGDIIFPGLLVAFSYRFDRASKKGILNGYFLWLTGGYAVGLFLTYLALFLMDGHGQPALLYLVPCTLGLIVLLGWVRGDLHDLWNYGKGRMENLVDEP, from the exons ATGGCGGCCGCTCGCCGCGCGTCGCGCCTTCCCTTCGCCGCCGCTCTCCTTGTGCTGCTCctcgcgggcggcgccgcggcggacgaCGCCTCCAGCGACGACGATGCGGGGGCCCCGCGGACGCCCGGCTGCTCCAACAAGTTCCAGCTG GTTAAGGTGAAGAATTGGGTGAACGGGACTGAAGGTGCAACTGTTGTTGGCCTAAGTGCAAGATTTGGAGCCTCCTTGCCTAGAGATATGCATGAAGCTCAAAAATCATTTGCTGTCCTTGCAAATCCATTTGACTGTTGCTCCAACTTGACATCAAAG TTAACAAATTCTGTTGCTTTAGCAACACGTGGGGAATGTGCTTTCACTGCTAAAGCAAAGACTGCTCAGGCTGGTGGTGCAGTTGGTTTACTAGTTATCAATGACAATGAAG AGCTTTACAAGATGGTTTGCAGTGAGAATGACACTTCCATTAACGTGACAATGCCTGTTGTCATGATACCACAGTCAGCAGGAAAGaagttgaaggacttcctagATCATGGAGCAAGTG TGGAAGTTCAGTTGTATTCACCAAGTCGGCCAGTTGTGGAACTTTCAGCATGCTTCCTGTTGATAATGGCTGTAGGAACCATAGTCTGTGCTTCACTCTGGTCTGAATTTGTTGCATGTGAGCAGGTTGATGAACGTTATAATCAGCTGACCCGAAAG GATGGACCTAACACGGGAACAAACTCTGGAGAAGATAAAGAGATCTTTGAGATCAGCGCCAAGGGTGCTATTGTTTTTATTATAATAGCTTCagttttcctcctcctcctgttctACTTCATGTCCTCTTGGTTTGTTTGGGTCCTAATTGTATTATTCTGCATTGGTGGTATTGAG GGTATGCATGTTTGCTTGGTCACACTTCTAGCTAG GATTTTCAAGGATTGTGGGCAAAAGACTGTACAACTCCCCTTTCTTGGGGAGGTCCTAACCTTATCTGTTGGAATTGTACCATTTTGTGTGGTGTTTGCAATTCTCTGGGCTGTGTATCGGCATGCTTCATTTGCTTGGATAGGCCAAGATATCCTC GGTATCTGTTTGATGATAACTGTACTTCAGATGGCACGCTTACCAAATATCAGG GTTGCATCAGCACTTCTTAGTGCTGCATTTGTGTATGACATATTTTGGGTTTTCATTTCACCTCTTATATTCCATGAAAGCGTCATGATTGCA GTTGCTCGTGGTGATAACACAGGGGAATCAATTCCGATGCTCCTAAGGATACCTCGCTTCTTTGATCCATGGGGTGGCTACGATATGATAGGCTTTGGTGATATTATTTTCCCTGGATTGCTTGTTGCATTCAGCTATAG ATTTGACAGGGCAAGCAAAAAGGGTATCTTAAATGGATATTTTCTGTGGCTGACTGGGGGATATGCTGTTG GCCTTTTCCTTACCTATCTTGCTCTTTTCCTGATGGACGGGCACGGCCAACCTGCGTTGCTGTACCTGGTTCCATGTACATTAG GGCTTATTGTTCTCCTTGGTTGGGTAAGAGGTGACCTGCATGACTTGTGGAACTACGGAAAAGGTCGAATGGAAAACTTGGTCGATGAACCTTGA